The genomic DNA AACGGCGCCCTCGCCGACATGGGCCTCGGCACCGACCCCTACACCGGCAACCGCTACGCCTTCACCGGCGGCAACCCCACCAGCCTCATCGAGTACGACGGACACCGGCTCGCCGAATGCAACGAGTCCGGCTACACCTGCACGATGAACAGCGCCGGCGGTTGGGACGTCGGCTACACGGCTCCGCCCTCGAGCAACGGCTATACAGAGGGTGCGGCAGCGGAGCCTTTCTTCGACTTCGGGAACGACTTCCCGTACGACCCCGAGGCCGAAGCCGGGTGGAAGGACTACTGGAACTGGAACGTGTGGGATGCAAAGATGCACGGAGGCATGCTCGGCTCAGCACTGGGCTTCTACTCTGATGGTGCCCTGGACGACGCGGTCCCGCTCTACTCTCACTACCGCAGCGGAACGGGATCGGACGAGGAAGTCAACTACCGGGAGGCCTACTACGAGGACGCCGCGATCAAGGCGGCCGTGGACAACGAGATCACTCTCGCGCAGGCTGCGGCGGAAGAACTCAGCGGATCCCTCGGCGACTCGTTCGACATGACCGGACAGCTCCGGAACATCAAGGGATACCCCGAGACCGAGAACTGGCAGAAGGCCTTGGGCGACCACAAGATCTGGGGCAGCGCCACGGTCACACGGAACGGCAACGAGATGGGCATGAGCGTCACGGTTCACGCGCCCCGGACAACGTAAACGGTGGGTTCGCGACCCTGGGCTGGGCCAAACCCTTCCTGGTACGAGGTACGTTCACGCGCAACGTGACATGAACCATCGGACAGGCAGGCGGCACCACGGTGGGTAGCGATGTGTACCGGTAGGAAAGATGGACGGCTGCGGATCCGCCGGGCCTCCTGCCTCGCAGCAGCGACCGTGGCCGTGCTCGTACTGGCGGGGTGCGGTCATCGGACCGGGTCGGCGGACGCTGCCGGGGCCCCGGAATCCCGGTCCGGGGAGATCGGTGAGCCCGGCATCCGGCAGGACAAGGACCTCGTGCGGAAGTACTTCCCCGAGCTGGGGGACTTCGATGCCGTGGAGTGGGCAGGGAAAATCCTCGGCAAGGGCAGGTCATCAGTGCCGGGTCCCTCGGACTTCCGGGTGTCCGGGGTCGTCCGGCTCGCGGACGCCGACGTGGCAAGGCTGAGCGAGGACTACGCATGGCAGAACGAGCCCGGTACACCGGTGGTGCTCAACACCGTCCGTCCACGTGTGCCGGTAAGCGTCCAGTGGCAGACGAGTGAGGACTTCGTGACTGCCGTTACGCAAGGACGCTACTCCGCCACGTTCTACGCCGACTTCAAGCGGAAGTTGATCGTCTTCGACGCGATCAACCCGGAGAAGAAGGCAGTGTAGAGCCGTCGGGACTCCACTTGGGGGCCGTTGCCCGGACTTACGCGTCCGGGCAACGGACCCTTCGGCTTTTTATCGTCTGTGAACGAGGAGTTCGGGGTGTGTCAACTTAACGGCCCTGTCGGGTGAAGCCTGCTCGTCCGTGCATCTGGCGTGCGATCCGCTTGGTCTTGGTGTTGACGCCCTGGCCGGCCGCCCTCGAGGTCCTCGAGTGCGGCCGGCCACCGCGTACGGTGTTTCCGCCGTCGGTGGTCCCGAGTGCGGTGTCCGGGTCGAGGAGGAAACGGTGCTGAACGACCTGCTCACGGACCTCGGCACGCAGTCCCGCTGAGGCGCGCCCCCGGCCGCGGCGGGCGCCGAATTCTGCGTGTACCGACTGACACACCCTCGTCACGCGCGTCCTCGTGCACCACCTCGCCCGGTACCGGGACGCCGGCCTTCCTGGCGACCCCGAAAGGTGACTGCGCCGTTTCGTCGCGCCATTCCTTGACGTGCGAGTGGTAAAGACGCTCGCGGCGCAGGACAGCGCCCTTCTCGTTCTTGGGTGCGGCGTCGTACTCGGCCACGATGCGCAGTTTGTACTCCGGACTGAAGGAACGGCGCT from Streptomyces sp. CB09001 includes the following:
- a CDS encoding RHS repeat-associated core domain-containing protein, producing the protein MASRVTADYTYDPFGRQQSVTSQGQVISRSVYDGFDHVVESQKRDDTGAMKSTTYTFDPLDRTASKTADGKTTDFEYLGLSGEVLDEKVAGELTKSYQYSPWGQRLSQIKHNTDGTMEDGYYGYNSHTDVETLTDTNGDTKATYGYTAYGSNDESEFTGIDKPDATDPAKEDYNPYRYNAKRWDAQSGTYDMGFRNYNPGLNRFTTRDMYNGALADMGLGTDPYTGNRYAFTGGNPTSLIEYDGHRLAECNESGYTCTMNSAGGWDVGYTAPPSSNGYTEGAAAEPFFDFGNDFPYDPEAEAGWKDYWNWNVWDAKMHGGMLGSALGFYSDGALDDAVPLYSHYRSGTGSDEEVNYREAYYEDAAIKAAVDNEITLAQAAAEELSGSLGDSFDMTGQLRNIKGYPETENWQKALGDHKIWGSATVTRNGNEMGMSVTVHAPRTT